CGTGAAAATGTACCGACAATTTAATCGAGCTGCTCTGGAATGTGATCGCTCTTGGGGCTTGAGCTCCTCCTTGATCTGGGCACCTTGACTGGTCGTCCCCCATTCGGTGTCTCCTTTTGACCCGCATGGGTCCGCTCCATTCAGGAAGGATGACAGCACGATTTGTCGTCCAATTTTTTTGGACGAAGCGTTCCAAGCTGCCCGGCTTGGCGGGCGCTGAGCGCGTCTCTAGCCTCACCAGATCTCAACGGACGTCGCAGGCCCGGCCGTGTTGTAAATCCGTTGAGTTCCAGAGAGGAGAAGCAAATGTTTCAGGGTTCACCAGTTCGCGGCTACCACCACATTACCATGTGTGTTGGCTCGGCTCAGGAGGATTATGATTTCCATGTTAAGGTGCTTGGTCTCCGAATGATCAAGAAAACCGTTCTGTTTGATGGTCGCGAACCGTTTTACCATCTCTACTACGGCAACGCTTCCGGACAGGAAGGCTCGCTTGTCACCACTTTCCCGATGGACTGGAAGACTTCCGGCGGCGTTGGGTCGGGCCAGGTCTGCATTCTCAGTCTGAGTGTTCCGGAGGGAAGCTTTTCGTTCTGGGAGCAGCGTCTTCAGAATTTCGGCTACAATACCCGTGTCGAAAATCGCCTCGGCGCTAGGCGGCTTTGCTTCAATCACCCGTGCGGCATCGCATACGAAATCATCGAGATGGCGGGTGATACACGAAGCGGCTGGGCCCAGGGCGGCGTTCCCGTCGAAGCGGCCATTCAGGGGATGCGGTCTGTTACCATATCGACCAGAGATCTTTCTCCATTTTCCGACTTCCTTAGCGAGGGACTTGGTTTCGTCAACCAGGGAAAAGATGGGAGGAATGCGCAGTTTGCGATGGGCGGTGGTGTCGGATCTCCTCTTCTGGAGGTCCTTCACGAGGAGGATCGGCCGCAGGGAAGTTGGACTTGGTCCCGTGGAACGGTTCATCACATTGCGTTCGATTTGCCGACAGCGCCAGTGCAGCTGGACCTCAAGTTGCACTTGGAAGGTTTGGGGTACACGGATGTTTCGGAAGTCAAAGACCGGAACTACTTCAACTCAGTCTACGTCCGCACGCCGTCAGGCGCGCTTTTTGAGGCTGCAGTCACTCAAGAGCAAGGCTGGCTGAAAGACGAACCCGCCGCGACACTTGGGCAAGAACTGAAGTTCCCACCCCAGCTTATCGATCGACGAGATGAAATGATCGGCAAGCTCGAGCCGATTGTCCATTAATCAAAATAGAAGCCGCCGGTTGGCTACTTCGACGGGATAGCCAGTCGGCGCGATGAACACGGCGCAGGCTTTCGCCTTCGGCCCCTTCGGCAAAGGCATTATCTTCCTTCGTGACATCGAACTAATTCGTCCCGCCAAGCGTAGCCCGGCCCCAGCATTTCCGCGCTGCTCCCGCAGAAGGGCCTGATGAAGCTGGCCCAGATCAGCGGCAACTAGGTGAAATAGGCGGAGAAATGCCCTCGCTGGCACACGGCACCTAGATGGCCCCCACCAACATTATCTTATGATTGCGATCCGGAGATCCCATAGATGAACGACAACCTTACAATTGCGAGCATTCTCGCGAATTTCCGATCTGGCACGATGTCGCCGGTGGAAGTTCTAGAGAACTCGGTGGCCCGCATCGACAGTCTCAATTCTCGCATCAATGCATTGACCGCGCTCTGTATCGAACGTGCCAGGCAGGAAGCGAAAGCATCGGAAAAGCGCTACAGGCGAGGCGACGCGTTGCCATTGGATGGCATTCCGTTCGTAGCCAAGGACCTCTTGGACACCGCTAACGTTGAAACAACATATGGGTCCGTGCTTTACCGCGGCCATGTACCGCGTGAGGATGCGGAGGCCGTCGGACGGTTGCGAAATGCGGGTGCAATTCTAGTTGGAAAGTCGGCCACGCATGAATTTGGATGGGGCCTTACAACGACGAGCGCTCTTCACGGACCCACGCGCAACCCCTGGGATCTAACGCGTGTCCCTGGTGGATCCAGCGGGGGGTCGGCTGCGGCTCTGGCGGTTGATCTCGTTCCTTTGGCGTTGGGCTCGGATACAGGTGGTTCCATTCGGATCCCGTCAGCCTTCTGCGGCACAGCTGGAATTAAACCGACCCGGAACCGTGTGCCAATGGAAGGGGCATTCGCGTTGGCCTCGTCTCTGGATCATGTCGGTCCCATGGCGCGAACCGCTGAAGATCTGTCCTTGGCCATGGCGGTGCTCGATGGCACCTACGGTTCTGGAGTTCGAGAGCAAGAAGTAAATCCCAAGATTCTGAATGGTCTGCGAATTCTTGTGATTGACGACCTTCATCCCGTTGCGTTGACCGAAGACATCTCGCGGGTGTTTGCGGAAGCATGCGGCGCGCTCTCACAGCATGGCGCGAGGATTATAGACAAGCGCTGGTCGGACACCGAGCGGCCGGATCCCTATGGCATTCTGGCGCCGACCCTCAACGCAGAAGCGAGGTTAAGGCATGAAGTCGTTCTCGGCCATTATCCGCAGCGGGCTGCGGAGTACAGCCCGGATGTTTGCAAGCGAATAGAACTGGCTGCCCAGTATGGTCTGCGAGAGTACATCGAAGCGGCGCAGCGAAGGGCGGCTTTCACAGCCCAGTTTGTTTCCGTGTTCGCGGAGGGCGACGTGCTCTTGTCGCCAGTGTCCGCCGTTAGCGCGGTCAAGATTGGCACTGATACAGTAATCCATGATGGCAAAAGCGTTGAATTGAGATCGGCGATCATGGGATACATCGCGCCTCAGAGCCTGAGCGGACTACCCGCAGCGGTCATTCGGGCGGGTTTTGATCGGCATGAAATGCCAGTCGGTATCCAATTGACGATGGCAGCGGGCAGTGACCATCGCCTTATTGAAATCGCAGCGGCTCTTGAGACGGTTCTAGGTGCGACAGCAGTAGGTGGGCCCAACCATTCAATAAAAGTGAGCTAGCGATCTAGCAGCGTGGCAGTCCCTGCTTCGGCACTTCGTAGTCAGCGATGTCGTGCCCGCGTTGGCTGTGACGCTCACCAAAAAAAACAAAGAAATTAGTATGATCGAGGATAAGATCACCAGGATGGTAATGCGCATTTGCTGAGCCCGGAATTGCGTTAACGAAAGCGAAACACTGCTTTGACGCGATGTAGCTGCCGTGCTTCGGCCGTCCTTCGAAAAAAGAGCGCCGGGGAACGTACTGTCGTACGGACCCCGGCGAGTTAAGTGACGGATGCTCAGAGCGTCACTTCGGGAGGAACCCTTCGGAAGCCGTCGGTCAGCCAAGTCAGGTAGAATAGCCCGAGTACAAACCAGGCGGCGCCCATGGCGACTGCGGTTTTGTCCAGGCTCGCGAGCAGCCAGACCATGGTGATCGCGCCCAGAAGAGGCAGCAACACGCCTCGGATAGGCCCGATCGTGGTTTTATCGCCGCTGAGCTGAAACTGGCGGATCACGCTAAGATTGACTGCTGTGAACGCGAGGAACGCACCGAAGTTAATGAAGGAGGTTGAGGTCGCGATATCGAGCTTCACAGCGAGAAGGCTGACCGCACCCGAGATCAAGACATTGATCGTCGGTGTCTTGAACTTCGGATGCAGATAGCTGAACACCTTCGTCGGTAGAACGCCATCCCGACCCATTGCGTACATAAGCCGTGCGACGCTGGCCTGCGCGGCGATGCCCGATGCTGTCTGGGAAATGACCAAGCCCGTCAGGAATATACCCACAAATACGTCGCCACCGATCTTCTTGGCGATTTCGAAAGCGGCAGATTCCGGTTGGTCGAAAAGCAGCCCGGGATGTGCGAGCTGAGTGGCATAGGCGGACACGACGAAAATCGACCCACCGATCAATGCGGTAAGTAGGATGGCACGCGGTACATTACGGGTCGGGTCTATCGTTTCCTCAGTCAAAGTGGCGACGGCATCAAAGCCAAGGAACGAGTAGGCTGCGATCGCAGCGCCAGCCATGGTCGCGGAGAGTGGAACGCCGCTCTTGAAGAACGGTTCGACCGAAAGCAGTCCTGCTGGACCCGATGCTCCGATAACATAATGGCAGCAGAGAAGAATAAAAAGCCCACCAATTGCGAGCTGCGCTACCATCAGGATAATGTTCAGACGGTTCGCCATTTCGATGCCCAGGATGTTCAAAGCCGTGATCAGGGCTACAAACCCCACGACCCAAACCCAACTGGGAACATCCGGAAAGACTGCGCCGAGAGTTACCGTGCCCGTCAACGCGATAACCATGGGCAGAAAGAAGTAGTCTAGAAGCAAAGCCCAGCCGACCATGAATCCAGCATAGCTTCCAAAGCTTCGGCGTGTGTAGGTGTATGCCGATCCGGCCACAGGAAGCCGCTTAGCAAAATATCCGTAGCTCAGGGCCGTAAAACAGATCGCACCAAGGGCGATGAGATAAGAAAGGGCGATTGTATCCTGACTGACTGTCGCCAACACACCATAAGTTGGATAGACGACGATCGGGCCCATGTATGAAAGCCCGAATAGCAGCAGTGACGTTAGCCCCAAAGTCCGTTTCAAGCGAATAGGCTGCGCCTCTGCCCGCCCAGAGGTGGACGTATCATCCATGGAATATCTCCTGAGATTTAAGGTGTGAATGCAGTGCTTGGCATCGGCCAAGCTATTCAGTTCCGGATAGTCCGGCTCATCTGGTCCTCGGACACGTCCGAGAGATCAAGGCTAATCCTCGCATCCTTGAGGTAGCTATAATTTCGCCGTGCATCCTCGATGCCAGCAAGATCCACCGAAGCGGACAGTAACGTGGGGGCGAGGCCGGTTTCACAGATGACGTCGCCGAACGGGTTAATGACGGCTGATTCACCAACAAAGTTTAGTTGAGAGTTCGCCCTACCGGTGCGATTGACGTAAGCCGCAAAAACCTGGTTCTCCATGGCGCGCGCCACGACCGCGCGTCGGTGAACAGGGCCGTAGGGGTCCATGTTGGCGGCGGTTACCAGAAGCAGATCGGCCCCGAGACTTGCGACCGAACGACCAGTTTCGGGGAATTCAATGTCGTAGCAGATAAGGATTCCCACCTTCATGCCATTGTATTCGCAAATGTCGAACCTGTTGCCTGGCTCAAACATATCGACCTCTGCGGGCCACATGTGAGTCTTCCGATAGGTGAGCTTGGTTTCGCCGCTGGAGTCGATCAGAACGGTGGTGTTGAAGAAGCGTCCGCCGTCGTTTTCTGCGAGCCCCATCGCTACTCCGACAGACTTCGCGCGTGCAGCGTCGCGCACTCGAGACATCGCACTTCCGTCCAATGCCTCGGCCACGTCCTTAACGGTCTTGGGCGTAGGGAAGCCGGTCAACGCCGCCTCGGGGAACAGCAGCAGTTCGGTGTCCGGTTTGGAATCCGCGATCGCCTTCAGGATTCGATCAAGGTTGACATCGACGGATCCGTCCTGGACCGGAATTTGTGCAAGTTCAAGCTGCATAGAGTCCTCCTCTGATGAGCGGAAGGGCAGCCTTTGCCAATGGGAGCGAACCGCACAAACAAGCATTCTCGCACGCGGTGAGCGGGACACATCCACAAGCCACAGAGAATAACTGCTATCGTTCAGGCATTCCGATCTACGACCGCTTGATCCTGTCGCGCGCGGGCTGCCTTCAAAGTCTGATCGGTGCTCCACTCCCCTGGCGCATGACCTCGACGCTATCAACGTTGAATATTCGCGGACGCTACTATGGGAATGCCAGACAGCACTAGGCACCAAAATAAGGATTCAGGGTCTCAATAATACGGACGATGAACCGAGCACCTGCGGCCGCCAATGCTGATCACTCCGGGTCTGGCAGCGCATAGACGTCGATTGTGTCCTCAAGACCTCGTAAGTCGAAGGAACCAATGCACTCCAATTCCGCTTGATTACCAGCGAGAGCCACGAAATCGCGGGAGACCAGCACCGAACGCCCGACACGCTTTGTCAGGTTTTCCAGACGCGCCGCAATGTTGACAGCCGGACCGATGGCGGTGAAATCAAGGCGTTTGCGGGAACCTATGTTTCCATACATGACGTCGCCGACGTGAATCCCGGTGCCATATCTTAGCGTCGGACGGCCCTTGGACATGTTCTCCTCGTTGAAGCGGGCCATTTCCCGCCGCCCTTCCTTTATCGTCTCAAGCAGTGCGTCCGAGGCACGGGCGTTCTCGAGAGGAAAGATGGCGAGCAGGCCATCGCCCATGAATTTCAGGATCTCCCCGTCGTTGCGCTCGACCGGGCCACCGATGGCATCGAAAAAGCCGTTCAGCACCTCGATGACGTCGTCGCGGGGCAGACTGTCGGAAATCGCGGTAAACTCCCGCAAATCACAAATCATGATCGCCGCGCGCACCGTGCTTCCGCTTCCCCTGGTGGTAGCTCCAGCCAAGATTTGCTCGCTGGCATGGGTGCCGACGTAGGTCTCGAGCAACGTGCGAGCCAGCACGTTTTTCAAACGGATCTCACTGACCAACGTCAGGATAGGGACGAGTTCGCTTAGTGTTTTGATGTGACGATCTTCGAAGCCACTTCGACTGGCTGTTGCGAAGGTTACGATGTGCCGAGTCCCAAGCGTGAAGGACAAAGGCCATGCGATATAATCCGTAAGTCCATCCCTCCTGAGTTCGCTGAAAAACACATCAGAGGTGTTCGAAGCATCTAAGTTCGCGAGCACCTTGCGGATTTCGCTCGCCCCCTCGTAAAGCGTGTTCAAAGGACTCAGTTGAAACTGCCGCGTAGCTTCTACACCATGTGCGATACTGTTGAACCTGGCGTGTACCATCCCCTTCCGCCACAGGATCCTTGCGCCCAGCCACTGAGGATGGAGTGTCCGGAAATGCATCGTTGAGCGAGCCACAGGCACGCCTGCCGCGTTTAACCGCTGGCATAGTTGCACAAGAATATCATCAAGGAACCGCTCATTCTGTGTTTCGTGCAATAGCCAATGCACCACTGAGTGCTGATTGCTGGGCGATCCAGCCTCGTTGTAAAACCGTGTTTCTTCCATTGCTTGAAAACCACTAGCCAGCCGGTCTCAATGTACTGCCATAATTAGCACGCGCTATCTGACGCACATTGCTTGTTGTCACCTCCCGTGAGGTTTTTACCCGACTTCGAAGTGACGGACAAAGGTCTTGGAAGCTCCGATTGTCCGGGTTTTCCGGTTTCAGAATACAAGGCTCGGCGCTGTCTGGATTTCAAGCCCTTCCCTAGGTTTTGTCCTGCTTCCGCTCAGAAGTGTTCAGTACGTAAAGGAAAGACCATGCCGACGACGGCGGAGCACTTCATTGCGAACTACAGCAGGATTGAGGGCGCTAGTAGACTTATGCGGGCGTGATGGAGATCCTGCACGAGCACACGGCGTTCGGCATCAACGTCGGATTCTCAAAGTGGGCCCTGTGCAACACGGAATGTGCCCGAGCATTGTGAAACGCGCTCGGGCACATCGAACGATCCAGCGTCTAAAGGCGCTAGTGTGCGGGCTTGATAAACGTCCCGTTTCTCAGTTCGCGTATCGCCGTTCTTATCTCCTCCTGGGAGTTCATGACGATCGGTCCATGCCAGGCCACTGGTTCCTCGATCGGTTTTCCAGAGACCAGAAGAAACCGTATGCCCTGGTCACCCGCCTGGACCGTTACCTCATCGCCACTGTCGAAAACGACCAGCGTGCGGTTGCCGGACATGTCGCGGATGTTAAGTTCTTCTCCATCGACTTCCTTCTCGACCCGGACCCCAAAAGGTTTGGACGCGTCGCGGAAAGTGCCGGAGCCTGCAAAAATGTAAGCGAAAGCGTTCCGGTAGGTGTCTACAGGCAAACGCTTCTTTCTCCCGGGGGGAACGGAGACGTCAAGATACACCGGTTCGGCGGCGATCCCGTCTACCGGACCGGCCTTGCCCCAGAAGTTACCGCAGATCACACGCACCACAGTGCCGTCGTCATCGACTACGATCGGGATATCGCCCGATTTTACATCCTGGTAACGCGGGGCGGTCATCTTCAGGGACGAGGGGAGATTCGCCCACAGCTGAAACCCGTGCATGCGTCCAGCAAAGTCGCCCTTCGGCATTTCCTGGTGCATGATACCACTTCCAGCGGTCATCCATTGGATGTCACCAGCTCCGAGTAGTCCGCGATTTCCCAAGCTGTCGCCGTGCTCGACGGTTCCGGCGAGCACGTAGGTGATTGTTTCGATGCCACGGTGCGGATGCCAAGGAAACCCTTGGAGGTATTCCGAAGGATTGTCATTGCGGAAGTCGTCCATCATCAAGAACGGATCCGTCATCGACGGATCGTCAAAGCCGAAGACGCGATGGAGCTTCACTCCGGCGCCTTCCACCGTTGGGACAGCCCTACTTTCGTGCTTAATGGGTCGTATCGACATTTGTGCACCTACCTTTCTCGCAAGACATAAAGGGACACCCTGCGCGCGTTAAGATCCGCACTTAAGGAAACACCGTCCGCTTTTCTGCGATGGAAGATTGGAGCCCCGGTGAGGCGATGTGACAGGGAGAGCACCGAGCAGCCGGAAAACGGGAAGCGTGTCCTGACCGCGGGAGAAATACCCTAGGCGTTGGGGACGGGCTTCGGATTGCCCGTTTCGTCGAGCGCCACCATAACGAAGGTGGCCGCTGTGACCTTTTCC
The nucleotide sequence above comes from Ensifer adhaerens. Encoded proteins:
- a CDS encoding carbon-nitrogen hydrolase family protein, with protein sequence MQLELAQIPVQDGSVDVNLDRILKAIADSKPDTELLLFPEAALTGFPTPKTVKDVAEALDGSAMSRVRDAARAKSVGVAMGLAENDGGRFFNTTVLIDSSGETKLTYRKTHMWPAEVDMFEPGNRFDICEYNGMKVGILICYDIEFPETGRSVASLGADLLLVTAANMDPYGPVHRRAVVARAMENQVFAAYVNRTGRANSQLNFVGESAVINPFGDVICETGLAPTLLSASVDLAGIEDARRNYSYLKDARISLDLSDVSEDQMSRTIRN
- a CDS encoding APC family permease — its product is MDDTSTSGRAEAQPIRLKRTLGLTSLLLFGLSYMGPIVVYPTYGVLATVSQDTIALSYLIALGAICFTALSYGYFAKRLPVAGSAYTYTRRSFGSYAGFMVGWALLLDYFFLPMVIALTGTVTLGAVFPDVPSWVWVVGFVALITALNILGIEMANRLNIILMVAQLAIGGLFILLCCHYVIGASGPAGLLSVEPFFKSGVPLSATMAGAAIAAYSFLGFDAVATLTEETIDPTRNVPRAILLTALIGGSIFVVSAYATQLAHPGLLFDQPESAAFEIAKKIGGDVFVGIFLTGLVISQTASGIAAQASVARLMYAMGRDGVLPTKVFSYLHPKFKTPTINVLISGAVSLLAVKLDIATSTSFINFGAFLAFTAVNLSVIRQFQLSGDKTTIGPIRGVLLPLLGAITMVWLLASLDKTAVAMGAAWFVLGLFYLTWLTDGFRRVPPEVTL
- a CDS encoding pirin family protein, which translates into the protein MSIRPIKHESRAVPTVEGAGVKLHRVFGFDDPSMTDPFLMMDDFRNDNPSEYLQGFPWHPHRGIETITYVLAGTVEHGDSLGNRGLLGAGDIQWMTAGSGIMHQEMPKGDFAGRMHGFQLWANLPSSLKMTAPRYQDVKSGDIPIVVDDDGTVVRVICGNFWGKAGPVDGIAAEPVYLDVSVPPGRKKRLPVDTYRNAFAYIFAGSGTFRDASKPFGVRVEKEVDGEELNIRDMSGNRTLVVFDSGDEVTVQAGDQGIRFLLVSGKPIEEPVAWHGPIVMNSQEEIRTAIRELRNGTFIKPAH
- a CDS encoding VOC family protein; the encoded protein is MFQGSPVRGYHHITMCVGSAQEDYDFHVKVLGLRMIKKTVLFDGREPFYHLYYGNASGQEGSLVTTFPMDWKTSGGVGSGQVCILSLSVPEGSFSFWEQRLQNFGYNTRVENRLGARRLCFNHPCGIAYEIIEMAGDTRSGWAQGGVPVEAAIQGMRSVTISTRDLSPFSDFLSEGLGFVNQGKDGRNAQFAMGGGVGSPLLEVLHEEDRPQGSWTWSRGTVHHIAFDLPTAPVQLDLKLHLEGLGYTDVSEVKDRNYFNSVYVRTPSGALFEAAVTQEQGWLKDEPAATLGQELKFPPQLIDRRDEMIGKLEPIVH
- a CDS encoding adenylate/guanylate cyclase domain-containing protein, producing MEETRFYNEAGSPSNQHSVVHWLLHETQNERFLDDILVQLCQRLNAAGVPVARSTMHFRTLHPQWLGARILWRKGMVHARFNSIAHGVEATRQFQLSPLNTLYEGASEIRKVLANLDASNTSDVFFSELRRDGLTDYIAWPLSFTLGTRHIVTFATASRSGFEDRHIKTLSELVPILTLVSEIRLKNVLARTLLETYVGTHASEQILAGATTRGSGSTVRAAIMICDLREFTAISDSLPRDDVIEVLNGFFDAIGGPVERNDGEILKFMGDGLLAIFPLENARASDALLETIKEGRREMARFNEENMSKGRPTLRYGTGIHVGDVMYGNIGSRKRLDFTAIGPAVNIAARLENLTKRVGRSVLVSRDFVALAGNQAELECIGSFDLRGLEDTIDVYALPDPE
- a CDS encoding amidase — protein: MNDNLTIASILANFRSGTMSPVEVLENSVARIDSLNSRINALTALCIERARQEAKASEKRYRRGDALPLDGIPFVAKDLLDTANVETTYGSVLYRGHVPREDAEAVGRLRNAGAILVGKSATHEFGWGLTTTSALHGPTRNPWDLTRVPGGSSGGSAAALAVDLVPLALGSDTGGSIRIPSAFCGTAGIKPTRNRVPMEGAFALASSLDHVGPMARTAEDLSLAMAVLDGTYGSGVREQEVNPKILNGLRILVIDDLHPVALTEDISRVFAEACGALSQHGARIIDKRWSDTERPDPYGILAPTLNAEARLRHEVVLGHYPQRAAEYSPDVCKRIELAAQYGLREYIEAAQRRAAFTAQFVSVFAEGDVLLSPVSAVSAVKIGTDTVIHDGKSVELRSAIMGYIAPQSLSGLPAAVIRAGFDRHEMPVGIQLTMAAGSDHRLIEIAAALETVLGATAVGGPNHSIKVS